ACCACCTGCGCTATTAGCGCACCGTCACGCCCCGCGAACTCCTTGATCACGGGCACGATCTCGGTGGCAAAGTAATTGCGGAAGATGCGCTGGGTTTCCTCGTCGGTGACCAGCGCCGAAAAGAGGGCGGACAAGGTGCCGGCGGTGGCCGCTTGTTCCCATGCCTCTAGTGCCAGTTTCGATAGGTGCCTGCCCAGGTCTGCAGACTGCTGGCTAAGAATGTCGTGGATGATGCGGGCGGGGTCAGCGGGCAATGCCATGGCTTCGCGAAAAAGTCGTTGCTTGGTGCCGAAGTAGTAGTTGATCAGTCCGGGGTCGACTTCCGCCTCGGCAGCAATTTTGCGGACGGTCGCTTCCTGGTAGTGGTAGCGGACGAAGATCTTGTGGGCGGCGGCAAGAATGTCGGCGCGCACTTGCCCCCGAGGATGCTTTGGGCCGCGTTTTCCGCAGGGGGAGGGTTCGTAATTTAATTTCTTTGCCGTCATTGTGCTCCATCTCCTAAAATTGCTGTCATTGCAGGTGAGGCGCGTTAGCTTCGGACTAATTTCAACGTGGTGGAAATTACTTCGGAATCAGTTTAGTCTGCGAGAAGCACCAAAGGGGGAGCGAATGAGCAAGTTGGTTCGGGTGGGCGTCGACGTTGGATCCACTACTGTGAAGGCAGTTGTGCTAGACGAGGACGGCAAGCGGCTGTTTGCCGACTACCGCAGGCACAATGCTGACGTGCGCAACGAACTAGTGCGGTTGCTGGAAGACATCACTACTGATCTGCCGGGAGTCTCCGCACAGTTAGCGGTTACGGGTTCGGGCGGGTTAAGCGTTGCCGAAGCCATGAATGTTCCCTTCGTGCAAGAGGTCATTGCCGAAACTGAGGCAACGCGCCTAAACCATCCCGAAACAGACGTGATCATCGAACTTGGGGGCGAGGACGCCAAGCTCACCTACTTGCACCCCACCCCTGAACAGCGAATGAATGGCACGTGTGCGGGCGGAACGGGCGCGTTCATCGACCAGATGGCAACGCTCCTTGGAACTGACGCGGCGGGGCTGAACGAACTGGCCGGAGCCGCCAAAACTGAATATCCAATCGCTTCTAGGTGCGGGGTGTTTGCAAAAACTGATTTGCAGCCACTGCTCAATCAGGGCGCTGCCCATGCTGACCTGGCAGCCTCGGTGTTCACCGCGGTAGCCACGCAGACTATTGCTGGTCTTGCCTGCGGGCGGCCGATCCGGGGGCGCGTCATGATGCTGGGCGGCCCGCTGCACTTCATGCCTAACCTGCGTGAGGCCTACCGCAAGCTCTTGCCCGACGTGGAAGAATTCACTACTCCCGAGGACGCGCAGCTTTACGTGGCGCTCGGCTCTGCCCTGCTGGCAGCCGGAGGGCCCGCCAACCGCAACGTGGCATTGCCAGAGCCGCTCACTGATCTGATCGACCGACTAAAGAGCGCCCCGGTGGGCGGCGAGTCCGCCCTCATGCGGCCCCTGTTCAAAGACGAGGCAGAGCGGGCGGAATTTGTTGACCGCCACGGCCGTGAACGGATTGAATCTATCCCGACTGAGCAGGCTACGGGACGCTGCTGGCTGGGGATCGATGCCGGTTCAACCACGATTAAAGCTGTTGTGATCGATTCTTTAGATCGCATTGTTTTTACCCACTACGCCTCCAACGAGGGCGACCCGGTCAAAGCTGGAGTGCAGATCGTGCGCAACGTGCGAGCAGCACTGCCTGAAGGAACCGTTATTGGGCGGGCCTGCTCCACGGGGTATGGCGAAGGACTGGTGAAGACCGCGCTCACTTTGGAAGAGGGCGAGGTCGAAACGATGGCGCACTTCAAGGCCGCCAACTACATCAACCCGGGAGTCACCTCGGTGGTGGACATCGGCGGCCAGGACATGAAATTCGTGAAGATTCGCGACGGGGTAGTGGATTCCATCTCGGTAAATGAGGCGTGCTCATCGGGGTGTGGCTCTTTCCTGCAGACCTTTGCAGCCACGATGGGCAAGGACGTGCGCGAATTTGCCGCTGCCGCAGTGGCCTCTAAGGCCCCGGTTGACCTGGGCACACGCTGCACCGTGTTTATGAATTCCTCGGTGAAGCAGGCCCAAAAAGAGGGCGCTGACGTGGGCGCCATTGCAGCCGGGCTGTCCTATTCGGTAGTGCGCAACGCGCTGTACAAAGTCATCAAGTTGAAGGACGCCGACGACCTCGGCCCCAAGGTGGTAGTGCAGGGAGGAACCTTCCTAAACGATGCCGTGCTGCGCGCCTTCGAACTGCTGACTGGGCGGGAAGTAATTCGCCCAAACATCGCCGGCCTCATGGGAGCTTACGGCGCCGCCCTCATTGCTAAAGAACACGATACCGGGCAGGGCGAATCCACTCTGGCGCAAGTGCGCGATCTGGAAGATTTTCAGGTCACTACTACCCGCAAGACCTGTCGGCTTTGCCAAAACCACTGCAACATGACCATCTCTACTTTCTCGAATGGGGAAAGGCACGTTTCGGGTAACCGGTGTGAGCGCGGTGCGTCCTTAGAAAAGCGCCCGAAGAAATCCGATCTGCCGAATCTGTATGAGTGGAAGTACAAGCGAATATTTGGCTACCGCCGTCTGACCGAGAAGAAGGCGCACCGCGGCGATATTGGGATTCCCCGAGTACTAGGCATGTACGAGGACTACCCGCTGTGGTTTACCATCCTTACGTCGCTGGGGTTCAGAGTCATGATTTCGGGCCGGTCGAGCCACGACATGTTTGAGCGGGGCATGGATTCCATCCCGTCTGAAAACGTTTGCTACCCGGCCAAATTGACCCACGGGCACATCGAACAGCTGCTCTCTAAGGGCATCAAGACGATCTTTTACCCCTGCGTCAACTACACCTCAGTGAAGGGCGATAGGGCAGACAACTCTTTCAACTGTCCCGTGGTGGCCACCTACCCGGAGGTGCTGCGCGGCAATATGGAGTCCCTTGAAGAGGACGGGGTGCGCTTCATAAGCCCGTTCGTAAATTTGCGTGACCCCGCCAAGGTGGAGCAGATGCTGGTCG
The genomic region above belongs to Winkia neuii and contains:
- a CDS encoding TetR/AcrR family transcriptional regulator, translated to MTAKKLNYEPSPCGKRGPKHPRGQVRADILAAAHKIFVRYHYQEATVRKIAAEAEVDPGLINYYFGTKQRLFREAMALPADPARIIHDILSQQSADLGRHLSKLALEAWEQAATAGTLSALFSALVTDEETQRIFRNYFATEIVPVIKEFAGRDGALIAQVVGAYGAGLILLRYVVKMEPIASIKREDLMEILQPVLRALVAAGVGTTLRHRA
- a CDS encoding acyl-CoA dehydratase activase-related protein; this translates as MSKLVRVGVDVGSTTVKAVVLDEDGKRLFADYRRHNADVRNELVRLLEDITTDLPGVSAQLAVTGSGGLSVAEAMNVPFVQEVIAETEATRLNHPETDVIIELGGEDAKLTYLHPTPEQRMNGTCAGGTGAFIDQMATLLGTDAAGLNELAGAAKTEYPIASRCGVFAKTDLQPLLNQGAAHADLAASVFTAVATQTIAGLACGRPIRGRVMMLGGPLHFMPNLREAYRKLLPDVEEFTTPEDAQLYVALGSALLAAGGPANRNVALPEPLTDLIDRLKSAPVGGESALMRPLFKDEAERAEFVDRHGRERIESIPTEQATGRCWLGIDAGSTTIKAVVIDSLDRIVFTHYASNEGDPVKAGVQIVRNVRAALPEGTVIGRACSTGYGEGLVKTALTLEEGEVETMAHFKAANYINPGVTSVVDIGGQDMKFVKIRDGVVDSISVNEACSSGCGSFLQTFAATMGKDVREFAAAAVASKAPVDLGTRCTVFMNSSVKQAQKEGADVGAIAAGLSYSVVRNALYKVIKLKDADDLGPKVVVQGGTFLNDAVLRAFELLTGREVIRPNIAGLMGAYGAALIAKEHDTGQGESTLAQVRDLEDFQVTTTRKTCRLCQNHCNMTISTFSNGERHVSGNRCERGASLEKRPKKSDLPNLYEWKYKRIFGYRRLTEKKAHRGDIGIPRVLGMYEDYPLWFTILTSLGFRVMISGRSSHDMFERGMDSIPSENVCYPAKLTHGHIEQLLSKGIKTIFYPCVNYTSVKGDRADNSFNCPVVATYPEVLRGNMESLEEDGVRFISPFVNLRDPAKVEQMLVDTFADWNVTLAEAKAAVAAGFEELEAVREEVRNKGAETLEWMREHSVRGIVLAGRPYHLDPEINHGIPEVINGLGMAVLTEDSVADARLERPLRVVDQWSYHSRLYEAGARVGDEPDLQLVQLTSFGCGLDAITSEQVQEILEGRGDVYTQLKIDEVSNLGAAKIRLRSLDAASKERADRSASVETFHHKKAGHVHQNAVFTKEMREAGYQILVPQMAPIQFRLAEPVLQRAGLNVKLLEHTDTDTIETGLKYVNNDSCYPAMVVIGQLIDQFVSGKVDPDKTVVAISQTGGMCRATNYAALLRKGLRDAGFAQVPVLAASLQEVETHPGFELGKKTLHRVIQAITLGDAIQKMLLRVRPYEKRPGSAMELYRHWDKLARQWFATSRADGLGKCSFRKLVSECVRAFDNLPLADIPRKPRVGIVGEILVKFHPDANNHAVRVIEDEGCEAVLPGLLQFFEYAAADYDWKRQVMGDSLKSTWGKQLALKVLALYQAPVRKAFARTGGKFSAPTPIMQMAARSTDIASKGNQAGEGWYLVSEMVDMIEHGCPNIICVQPFACLPNHVVGKGMFRPLRKRYPEANLVGIDYDPGASAVNQLNRIKLMIAAAHMADGSLDFSGVPQDEVPAAPSCGACAGGAPRRGPVALGMPKVRS